The genomic interval ATATTACCTCTCCACCCCCAGCCACTTCTTCATTTGGCAGATGGAAATCAGTGCTGATTGTGTTTTGTCTGgtttctgctgcccaggctggagtgcagtgccataattatggctcactgcagccttgaactcctgggctcaagtgatcctcctaccttggcatCCCAAAGCAGCTGAGATTATAATTGTGAGCCACACCACACCTGACCAGGCCTGGATTTTTAAACTTGTCTGGCTCCAAAGCCCCAGCTCCAAATCCCTAGCACCATTGATTCATTCTCAAGTTGAGCTTATATGAGGTGCTAATCATGAGGAAGTCATTAGGGCCTCTTTATTGAGCCCAGTGCCCCAGGCGATCCACAGACACCACTCACACTCCACaaaccccgccccccccccccccagcttgCTGTTAGTCTGTGGGAGCTCAGTGAGACCACTTGCAGCTCCCACCACTTCCCCTCCCAGGTGAACCTGAACACTGTCAAACGCTGCCTTCTCCTCAGCTACAGGCCAGAGTCACAGGAGCTGGATTTCCGGCATTAGTGAGTATTCCAGCAGGGGAGGGTCTGGAAGGTGACTGAGGCTTTGTGACTGCCCGGTCTCAAAGTAAACACCCTGGCGATTTCCAAAGGGCAGAAGTGTGGTGCTGATCTCTGACCTCATAAGCTCAGACCCTACTCTCTGTCCATTGCCCCACCTTTCCCCTGCAGTAGTATCAAAGTTGTTCCTGTGGGTGCAAGCCGTGGGATGAAGAAACTTCTCCAGGAGAAATTCCCCAACATGAGCCGCCTACAGGACATTAGTGAGCTGCTGGCCACGTGAGAAGGGCATGGGGTGGGAGGCTACCACGTTCCTGTCCAGGGGCCTCTAGAGCCACCCCTGTAGCCTGGGATCCTGTGCTGAACCCCATGTGTCCCCTACACAGGGGTGTGGGGCTATCAGACAGCGAGGCAGAGCCTGATGGCGAGCACAACATCACTGAGCTGCCCCAAGTGGTCTCAGGGCGCGGCAACATGCGGGCCCAGCAGAGTGCTGTGCGGCTCACTGAGGTGAGGCCCAGGGGTAGGAGTGACTTCCTCTGGCAGCCCCTAGCCCCAGTGAAAGACTAACTCTTCTCCCATTTATCCCCTAGATTGGTCCTCGGATGACCCTGCAGCTCATCAAGATCCAGGATGGTGTCGGGGAGGGCAAAGTGATGTTCCACCACTTTGGTGAGCTGGGCTGACAGGGCACAGGTGTGAGGCCAGTGACATGGGAGCGGGGGAGCAGGGGGTCATAGGTGCGGGGTTGCACTCATAAACCACATCGTCCTTAGTGCACAAGACAGAGGAGGAGCTGCAGGCCATCTTGGCTGCCAAGGAGAAGAAACTGCAGCTCAAGGCCCAGCGGCAGGCCCTGCAGGCCCAAAACATCCAGCGAAAGAGGGAACAGCGTGAGGCCCACAGGTCCGGGGTGGCTGGTGGGTGGGCAGGGTCCTGGGTGCAGGCAGCATACTGACatgcctcctccaggaagaagAGTCTGGAGGGCATGAAGAAGGCCCAAGCAAAGGCCAGCAAAGACAGTGATGCTGAGGATCCTGGGCCAACTCTCGAGGCAGTGGGGGACTgccagagggaggaagaagaagaggatgaaGCTGAGTATTTTCGCCAGTCTGTGGGCGAGGAACCTGATGAGGGTATGTAGCAGGGTCAGTTCAGCTGGGTGCCTGGGGCCTGTCTTTGTTCCATGGGGTCCCTGACACAGTCTTTCCCCACAGACATGTTCCCCATAGCCACCAAGCGGAGACAGTTTTGGATACAGTCCTATAGGCCTTCAGGCAGGCAGCCTCAGGGAAAGGACCAAAACAGAGGTTGCCACAGTAACCGGAGACTTCCAAATCCTAAGAAGAGGCTCTAGAGAGCCTACATCAAGCTGGGGTCCAGAGGGGATGCCCAGGGTCGTGGTCAAGACCAGTCATGGCCACCCAAAAGAGTGGCTTAAGGCTGAGTAGCAGATGGAATGCCCCAGACTGGGGTCCGAGAGACTGAGCCTGGGGCTTCAGGTGCGGTCCTTGGATTCCTTCTGCATACACCCATTCCTTTCATAAAGGAGCTGTTCCCCCCCTCCTGCCACAATAAATGCCTGAACTGCCCAGTTCTGCATCTGTTTCCCAGGTGAAGGGGGGGAGGATCTGCCTGGAGAGCCCCTGTCCAGCAAGAGTCTAACCTAGTTTCTGCCCTTAGACCGGGTATGTTTCTCCCACCAAGGCAGGGGAGCAATTTCAGTGAGGAGGGCAGCAGGCAGGGCTGGCTATGCTCTGGGGGTCCCCAGTAAGGGCCCTGTGACATGTCTGcttaggaggaggaaggaagtggcCAGGTGGAACACTCTGCCGACTGAGATTGAAACCATAGGCTGGGCCAGGGAGGGGCCAGCATCCTATTCTCAACTCAGGGAGGAGCCTGGACCCAGTGTGGGCTGCAGATCCAGAGGCTAGGTGTGTACAGGGACCATGGTGATCACCATCTTGGGTAAGGAGCAGGCAAATGTGTTGATTGGACCAGGGATGCATACAGGGCTTGAGGGGTGGCAGTGGAGCCACTGGTTttcaggaagttttttttttttttttggtgggtgggGTCTTAAAATTCAGGTCTATGTGAGACTTCCTGCGTGGCGGTCCTAGTGGGGGAAGGGCCTCCCCTCATGCTTGTCAGGGGCTCTTCTCCTAAAGGGCATGTTTGGGAGTGGGGGGTGTCAGGTGGAGCTGACAGGTTTAGAGGAAGATTTTACAAGGAAGCAGGCCTGAGGGGTGTGCAGTCAATGTCAGGTTGGTTGGGATGGCCCCAGAAATCGGGGCGGTGGGAAGAGAGCCTTCAGGATATCTGCCCAGACTCAGGCTGGGGTGGGTTGGTGGCAGGAAGTTAGTCAGGAAGCATGTGGAATAGGGACTGTGGGGCCTTGTTGGATGATTCTAAGCACCTGGGAGTGGAGGGGCAGGACCCACTCAGGAACTCATCAGCATCATCTGGTGACTATGGGGAGCGCAAACAGCAGGAGCCAGATTCAGGGCCAGGTGATTGGGCTGGTCCAGGTAGATGTGGGACTGAACCCAGGTGGACCTGAGATGTGGAGTGGGCAGTACTTTCTGATGGGTTGGATTTCAAGGAGGGTCATAGAGGGCTTGGGGACTCCTCCCAGCCCCGTGGCTCAAGGTGGGCACTGCTGCATTCCACGTGCACTGAGGCCTGGGATCTCCTGGTTTGCACCAGCTGCTTATTGGGATGAGGGACCCTAGGAGAGCCCCATAACTTGTCAGCTGAAAGCCCTGGATCTCAACCTCTTCTGGGGAGAGGAAAGAACTCGATGTGCAACAGCATACAAAGGGCTCAAGTCCAAGGACAGACATGTGTCTCAGCAGACATGGGCTATTCTCCCAGAGGTCAGGGCTCAGCAGCCACGCCCTCTacccacaggtgcccagccctgcCTGGCCAACTTCTCCGTGGCTGCTGACTGTCCTCAGTAGGTTCCGGGGAGACTTCCTGTGGCCCATGCTGGTGGTCGAGTTTGTGGTGGCTGTAGTTGCCATCGGCCTGGCCCTGTACTGCTTTAGCATGCAgcagcagcgcctgtggcacCCAGCTGTGGTCTTCTCAGCTCAGCTGGCAGGCAGTGACCTGCTGTGTGCCCTAACACTGCTCCCACAAGCTGCCTACCTGCACCCACCCAAACACTGGCATTGGCAGGACTGGGCAGTCACCTGGCCTGGTGGCCTACAGCACCCTCAGGTTGGCTGTGCTGTGCAGCTCTGGCATGACTGGCAGAGAAGCTGCAGGTGGTGCTGCTGGGGGGGAGTGGCATTGCCCTATACACCAGTGCCTATGTGCCCTACCATGTCACACAACTGCCGGCGGAGCTGGAGTGCCCACTGTCCAGGCTTTACAGATAAGGCCCAGGCTGAGGCAGCCCTGGAGCTGGGGCCCTACCTGGACTACCAAGTGATGTGGGGCCTAATGCCCTTGGCCTTCTGCATACACCCACTCCTATACATAGTGGCGGTGCCCCGCCTGGGATGCTGCTGCCGCCAACACCATCCCAGTTTTGGTGAGGGCCAGAACCCAGAAGACACCAAAAGTGTTGGGCAATCCCCGTCCCTTGATGTCACAGGCACCCCCAAGACCTTAATCCCCGAGTCTTCTGGGCAGAGCCCATTAAGTAGCTTGTTTCAAGCCTTTTCCTCACTGCAAGGTGTAGAGCCACAAAGTGCCACATGAGAGCCCAGAGCATTGAAGGCCCCCAGCCCCAATGTGCCAACAGGTTCCATCTGCCACTTCAGCCTGTGGCCTCCATCAGGGAACTCATGCTTCCCCAGGGCCCCCCACGGCTACACAGGGCAGTGAGATGCAACAATAAACAGGACACTGGTAGTGCATCTTGAGCCTTTTTATTGTTCTTGGAGCTGGAGCCCCCATCAGGGGGTGCCTCCTTTTGCCAAGGGTCCAGGGCCAAGTGCTGTGCTGGCAGCTGGCAGCTGGCTCAGTTGGTAGATGGCCTAGGGAGAGAGGAGGTAGTGAGGGCTTCAAGAGAGCCTTCCAAGAAGGGCACCCCAAGACCCCTGATACTCAAGCAGGGGTTGTGAAAGAGGGCACATGGATCCAGGGCAGTGGTGGGCCTTAGGCTTGGCAGCTGTTGCCTCCTGCCTATCTGCCCTCTGAAGGTTTGGCAAAGGAAGAGACTGTCACCTCTGAAGAGCATGGGTGACTGCTGCCATTGGGGTAGAGGCCACAGGCATACTAAGTCTTAGCTGTGGTGCTGAGAAAGGGGAATAGGGTTGGGGCAGGGGTCTTACTTGGCCCACTCAACATTGAGGATGAGATGATCGTAGCCAAAGCCAGATACTCCAGCAATGGCGCGTGCGGCATCCTCACGGCGGTGGAAGCTTATGAAGGCAAAGCCCTGAGGATAGACGAGACAGGATTAGGGGATTGGGAGCCAGAACAGATGATCCCCACTCCTTCCACTGTGACCAACCCCCAACCTTGGACTGGCCAGTGGTCTTGTCCTTAGCCAGGTAGATGCGGGAGATGGAGCCAAAGGGCCGGAAGAGCTCCTGTAGGTCAGTCTCACGTGTGTCCTCTGACAGGTTTGTGACACGGATGGTAGCATTGTCATCAGCTGTGTGGGCAAGACAAGGTGGCTGTGAGGGGGAGGACATGCTCATTCCCCACATGTACACACTCTCCAGGATTGACGACAGGGTCCTGGGAAGTGCCCGCCCAGCACCAGGAGCCCTCACCTCTACGGTTAGGCTGCATGGACTCCCCACGGCGACTGGCCCCATCCCGCAGGCTTGGTGGCACATATTTCCCTGTCTTGTTCTGAGCCGCCTGCACAGGCTCCAGCTCTGAGGACCAAAGCACAGTCACGTTCAGCCAGGACACTGGCAGCTCCAGCCCTGACCTGGGCACCATGTAAAGCTGCGTGTGTCCAGGGGCTTGAGGCCTCAGTGAACACAGTGACACCAAGGTCATGTCCCGGGAACTGACACCACTTAGCCCTGCAGGGAACACTAGCAGGGACAGAAACCACAGGGGTGGATACAGTCTCAGGTGCCCACAGCTCTCCACCCCAGGGGGCTGAGAGGCAGAAGGCCAGCCTCACAACACAAGGGGACAGCAGGAATAAGACACACAGTAGAGATAGTCCCCAGATCCCCCATGAGTGGGCAGGTGACACGTGCACCTCATGTGCAAGTCACAGGAGCAGAGTTATCTAGACTACACTCGCCACCAGCAGGTCATGCTGAAGGATGCAGCTGAACAGTCAGGTGTGAACTGCACAGACAAGCACATGCATGTGAGCACACATGGGTGGGGAGATTCAGAACCCTGGGGTAAACTGAGCACACCCAGGACAGTCAATAAAGTCACCAGCACAATCACAGCAGGCCAGTTGCACATGTACAAGGGACAACCATCCCCCAAACACACAAGGCTTAGTCACACGCACAAAAGGATCTGCCAGACACCATCAAACCACGATTATGCCACAGCCTAACAGGCCAACACTGTTGCGTAGGGGGGTGACAGCCACAGATACTGGTGACAGTATCCACGCTGTCAGCAGGTAATCTAGCCCCACACCTCCTGGCAGCTTCTCTTTCTCGCCAGTGGACAGGCCCAGCTGCTCCGCCAGCTCCTTCTGCATGGGCCCCAGCGTGTCCTTGTAGGGGCAGCGGGTGGTCCAGTGGTCCCCTTTGCAGATGCGGCAGGACACTATCTTCTGGCCCTTGAGCTTGTTCATTgggtcctcctcctcctggcagTTCAGGTCCTGGCAGGGGCAGGTGTGAGCAACTCAAAGGCAACTGCCGCACCATCCCCCCAGCTCTTCAGCTTGCTGCCCAACTTACCTCTTTGCTGGTTATGAATGTCATAGAGACATCATCACTAACGGTAGTGGTGGCCACATTGGGCCCTGGGGGGTCAAACTCTGAGTTCCCAAACTTCTTCCAGTTCTGTGCTccgggagggaggagggatggtcAGGGCCCCACACTGAGGCACTCACAACAGCAAAGTGTCTTGGCTTTGAGCCCCATTTCTTGTCTTCCCCCAAACACCCCCAGAACAGTAACAGTGTTACTGGAGACAACCCTAGAATGCAGGGGCAGCTTGAAGGCTGGCCGGGGCTGTGGGAAGACAGAGGCACCCCTGAAGACTGGTGGGACTAGCCCCCAAAAGGGAGTGATACCCAGGGATGTGCAGAATTCACCCTGAAGCAAAACCACCCAAACCTCAGCTTCCTCCCTTAAGACCACAGATGTTTCCCATTTCTCTGGGCTTCTATGGAAATCAAACAAATGAGGAAACACTTCCGTCCAGGTGCCTGTTGTGTGGAGCAAAGTGCATAGAAGAGTGCGTAAATGTATTGGCTGCTATCATTTCTTCCAGAAGCACTCAGCCCTGGATAAACAGGCTATGACCACCTCAAGGGATAGATTGGCTCTTTTCCTCCAGACTGAAAGGTCAAGAGGAATCTAACTCCACCTACTCCTGTGCCCTGGATTTTTCACCCAGGCCTCCATTTTACTTCAACAAAACAGGTACCAACAGTTAAAACCCACCTCTGACCAAGGATTCCCAAGTCCCCTGGGTCAGCTCTGGGGTTAGGAGAGGCTCACCTTCCTCCTTGCAACTGCCTTTGAGGCCTTCCGGGTCTCAATCCTGAAGGTGCGGACAATCTGGGGACAGAAGGGGAGTTGTTAGGACCTCCTACACCTCCATGCTCTTAGGACCTTACCAACCATGCTCCTAAGAACAAGGGTCCCTACTCCCCCGCCTTTCCCCTCCCACCTTGAACTTCTTGCCATCATCATCTATCTTGTACTCGGTCACTGTCTTTACGTTGCCATTGATGACCTCCTTGGGAGGTGGTAGTGGAGCTGGGAGAGGGAAAAAGGCAAGAGGAAGTGAGCCCTGAGTGTCAGAGACCAGGCAGGACAGGGCTGGGGTGAGAGGCAGTCCTAGGACGGAATGGAAGTCATCACTCACCTCCTGGCAGTAGCTCAGGCTCTGGGCTGGTGTCTCCGGTGGCCAGAGGGAGCCCCTTGAGGAGCTCACTGGTGACACATTTGTCTGGGagagtgtggggaggaggggtCAGATTTAGGAGCTGAGATGAAAGGATGACACCCACACAAAAAGCTGAGGAAGGTAAGACAAAGGACAGAGGCCGGGACAGTGCGCTGTGGGGACTCAGAGTGGCAAGGACAGGGAATCGCCGGCACAAAAGTGGGGGGGCAACCCAAAAAGCCGGCCGGGCGCTAGTACAAAGGCAGGAGAGGCTGGTCCAGAGTccttggggaggaggaggggagcagCTGAGAGAACCTGGCCAGTGGCGCTGAAGAAGAGGGACTGGCCAGTGAACATCTGCAGAAGGCAACAGGCTGGTCCCGAGGAGGATGACGCGGGGCTGCGGCTAGGGTTGGCCGCCGAGGGGGAATATGGAATCAGACAGCGGTGCCAGCTTGGGGGTCGAAGCAGGCGGCAGTGCGTGGCTAGGCTGGGGACGGGCCGCGGTGACCTGGAGCGCCAGGAGACACTCACcgtcctctccctcctcttccaccTGGTCGGCCCAACTTGGCTTCGAACTGCGGGGATAAGTTTGCAGGAGGTAAGGGATGGGTCGGCGAGGCCCGGCCCCAGCGCCCGGAGCACACCCAGGCTCCGTAACACTCCACCAAGACCCCGCAACTGCCTTCCAGGCGCCCCTCTACCACTCCCAACTCACTCAAAGTCTCCCGTCGGCATTTCAGAAAGTCTTCCCCACGCAGCTCTGTCCCAGGCCAGAGAGCGGAAGTGGAGTAAAACGAGACTTCCGGTGCCGCTGACGATGCCTAGAGCGGTCTATCCGTGATGCCCACAGCTCCTTCTTGCGGGTGGAGGCGAAGGCACATATGGTTCTGACTTAACCTGGAAGGGAAGATATGGATACTTGCGGCGCACTTACTGTATATCAAACATTGTGAGGAAGAGATAAGCACTCTCATTTTGCAACTGAAGGAACCAAGGGCCAGAAGGAACAAAACAACACTTCGCCTAGGCtgttccttgtcttttttttgggTGTgggggacaaagtctcacttagtcgccctgggtagagtgccatggtatcatagatcacaacaacctcaaactcctgggctcaagagatcctcccgcctcagcctcctgaatagctgggactacaggcactgacccACAATGCggggctagtttttttatttttagtggagagggagtctcacttttactcagactggtctcaaattcctgagctcgggcaatccacccaccttggttcccagtgctaggataacaggagCCCCTCCCCGATCTTATCTTCTTTCTTGATTTGGATGATCAAGATCTTAAATGACCCCCCTCagctatcctccctcctcccctctgtaGCATTCTTGGCTCTCTAGTATAATTTCGTgcgtttgctttttttttattctgctccTTCAGGTAATAACATGTATTCATGTATGACTCTCCAGGGCATGAAAACTGGTTGTGGTGGGGGGGAAACCTTAATTTGTGACCCTCCAAAGCCAGTCCTATCAGACAAACacttattcctaagtatttaatttctacctTTAGGGaggaattaaatgtaatttagttgaaattaattgttttttttagagtaccatggcgtcacagctcacagcaacctgaaactcttgggctcaagcgattctcttgtctcagtctccggagtagctgggactacatgtgcctgccacgacgccctggctatttttagagaccaggtcttgctcttgctcaggcaggtcttgaaactgtgagctcaggcagtccacccacctcagcctctcagagtgctaggattataggcgtgagccactgcgcctggcctgaaattaattgatttaaattcactttaaaataattccGTTTTTTTCCTTAGGGCAAAggtgataatgaaaaaaaaaaagtagagaaaaactgCTTTTAGAATGTCAGCTACAGAAAGCAGACATGATGCCTACACTGTGCATGTAGTATATGCACGATTAATAGGCATTTTGGGAAAGTGGGAACCAGATTATAAAGGACTTTCTAAACTGACTAAAGAGTTTTGGCTCTTTATCCTTTCGGCTGAGGGGTGTGAGGTCTCCAAAGTGTTCTGAGTGGTGACCCAGTTTAAATTTAGTTGAAattagattttctttccttttttttccttaaagacagACAACAcccatgggcagcacctgtggctcaaggagtagggcgctggtcccatatgccggaggtggcgggttcaaacccagccccggccaaaaaccacaaaaaaaaaaaaaaaaagacagacaacacccagatatttgttttaagagacagagtcttactcttgctcaggctggtctcgaaatcctgagctcagacagtccccccctgaatgctaggattacaggcgtgagccactgcacccggcctaagCTTTTTGGATGGAAACTTGAGGCCTGCTAAAACTTAAAATGCATGTATGAATTTTCCTTAATGCCTGTTAATAATTAAACATGTGAGTAAACTTGTAAATGTATGCACAGATTTAAGAATTAAGATGTCTGTGCAGTATTGTTCATGACTGCAGAAACTGGAAACACCTATGTGCCCATCCATAGACACTGGTTAAATAGATTAGGCGTGCTACGCCATAACTACAAAACGCTGTGTAGTAGATATTTAAGGAGGTAGATCCATTTGTgctcatgttaaaaaaaaagaattctcaaggGTAAGAGGAGGAAGCAAGATGTAAAAGGGCATATATTTTAGGAATTGATATTATATAAagtttagccaggcgttgtggcgggcgcctgtactgtagtctcacctacttgggaggctgaggcaagagaattgcttaagcccgagagtttgaggttgctgtgagctgtcacacgacagcactctacccactctaccgagggcaacatagtgagactgtcaccaaaacaaaaaaaagggggggggttcAGGCccgacccggccaaactgcaaaaaaaaaatagccgggatggggcggtgcctgtggctcaaaggggtagggtgctagccccatatgccagaggtggcaggttcaaaaactacagggaaaaaaaatagccaggcgttgtggcaggggcctgttgtcccagctactggggaggctgaggcaagagaattgcctaaatccaagagctggaggttgctgtgaggtgtgagagcctcaagctgtcaccttaggtagagtgctgtggcatcatagctcacagcaacctccaactcctgggctcaagtgattctcctgcctcagcctcccaagtagctgggactacaggcgtccgccccaacacccgtcattgttgtttggtgggcccaggctggattcaa from Nycticebus coucang isolate mNycCou1 chromosome 3, mNycCou1.pri, whole genome shotgun sequence carries:
- the EIF3G gene encoding eukaryotic translation initiation factor 3 subunit G; translation: MPTGDFDSKPSWADQVEEEGEDDKCVTSELLKGLPLATGDTSPEPELLPGAPLPPPKEVINGNVKTVTEYKIDDDGKKFKIVRTFRIETRKASKAVARRKNWKKFGNSEFDPPGPNVATTTVSDDVSMTFITSKEDLNCQEEEDPMNKLKGQKIVSCRICKGDHWTTRCPYKDTLGPMQKELAEQLGLSTGEKEKLPGELEPVQAAQNKTGKYVPPSLRDGASRRGESMQPNRRADDNATIRVTNLSEDTRETDLQELFRPFGSISRIYLAKDKTTGQSKGFAFISFHRREDAARAIAGVSGFGYDHLILNVEWAKPSTN
- the PPAN gene encoding suppressor of SWI4 1 homolog; the encoded protein is MGQSGRSRHQKRARAQAQVRNLEAYAAQPHSFVFTRGCTGHSVRQLSLDLRRVMEPLTASRIQVCKKNSIKDCLAVAGPLGVTHFLILSKTKTNIYFKLLRLPGGPTLTFQVNKYTLVRDVISSLRRHRMHEQQFVHPPLLVLNSFGPQGMHVKLMATMFQNLFPSINVHKVNLNTVKRCLLLSYRPESQELDFRHYSIKVVPVGASRGMKKLLQEKFPNMSRLQDISELLATGVGLSDSEAEPDGEHNITELPQVVSGRGNMRAQQSAVRLTEIGPRMTLQLIKIQDGVGEGKVMFHHFVHKTEEELQAILAAKEKKLQLKAQRQALQAQNIQRKREQREAHRKKSLEGMKKAQAKASKDSDAEDPGPTLEAVGDCQREEEEEDEAEYFRQSVGEEPDEDMFPIATKRRQFWIQSYRPSGRQPQGKDQNRGCHSNRRLPNPKKRL
- the P2RY11 gene encoding LOW QUALITY PROTEIN: P2Y purinoceptor 11 (The sequence of the model RefSeq protein was modified relative to this genomic sequence to represent the inferred CDS: inserted 6 bases in 3 codons; deleted 1 base in 1 codon), producing the protein MGSANSRSQIQGQVIGLVQESPITCQLKALDLNLFWGEERTRCATAYKGLKSKDRHVSQQTWAILPEVRAQQPRPLPTGAQPCLANFSVAADXVLSRFRGDFLWPMLVVEFVVAVVAIGLALYCFSMQQQRLWHPAVVFSAQLAGSDLLCALTLLPQAAYLHPPKHWHWQDWAVTWPGGLQHPRLAVLCSSGMTXAEKLQVVLLGGSGIALYTSAYVPYHVTQLXRRSWSAHCPGFTDKAQAEAALELGPYLDYQVMWGLMPLAFCIHPLLYIVAVPRLGCCCRQHHPSFGEGQNPEDTKSVGQSPSLDVTGTPKTLIPESSGQSPLSSLFQAFSSLQGVEPQSAT